GTCGGCTACTCCCGTGGGGCGACGCTCACCTACTCCCTCAACGCCCACGGCCCCTTCGAGGGCTACCGGGTGGCCTTCAACGGCACCGGAGGACGGCTGGAGCTGGAGGTCGTCGAACGCGCCTGGACTCCGCCGCGAGCCGCGGTCGACCCGACCGCCGCCGACAAGGCCCACGCCGCCGGCGCCTCCGAGCGGCTCGTCCTGCGGCGGCACTGGAGCGAACCGGAGGAGATCGCCGTCTCCTCCGGCGCGGGCGGCCACGGCGGCGGCGACGCCCTGATGCTGAACGACATCTTCCGCGGCGCCGGCGAGGATCCCCTGGGCCGTCAGGCGGGGCACCGCGCGGGCGTCGCCGGCGTGATGGTCGGGATCTCGGCCAACCTGTCCGCCGCGAGCGGCATGCCCGTCCTCCTCGACGACGACGGCACCCGGCCCGCGGGCTGATCCGATGAAGCCCCGCTATTCGGACGTGAAGTCGTCGCGGTGTGGAGGTGGGACCACCGGCACGAAGTTTGTTATAGCCAGTAGTGATACTGATACGCTGTAACCGTTGAGTCGGCGTGACAACGGGGAGGCGGCGCATCATGACGGAGACCTCCGGGACTCCCCGCGAGCGGTACCGGGCGCAGGTGCGCGAGGAGGTCAAGGAACGGGCGTGGGAGCAGATCGCCACCGCGGGCGCCTCCGCGCTCTCCCTCAACGCGATCGCCAAGCAGATGGGAATGAGCGGCCCGGCGCTCTACCGCTACTTCGGCAGCCGCGACGAGTTGATCACCGAGCTCATCGGGGACGCGTACCGCGGCCTGGCCAAGACGTTCCGCTCCGCCGCCGAGGCGGGCGCCGACCTCGCCGGACTCGCGCACGCGCTGCGCCGGTGGGCGATCGAGGACCCCCAGCGCTACTTCCTCATCTACGGCACGCCGGTGCCCGGCTATCACGCTCCCGACGACGTGACCGCGATCGCGTCGGAGATCATGGCGACGCTGCTCGACGCCTGCGTGGCCGGGTCACCGGACACGGACGCGGCGACGGCGTTCGGCGAGCATCTCCGGCACCACCGCCGGTGGGCGGGCGATCACCCCGCCCCGCCCGCGGCACTGCACCGGGCCCTCTCCTTCTGGGCCCGGCTGCACGGCGCGCTGTCCCTGGAACTCGCCGGCCACTTCACGGGAATGGGCTTCGACCCCTCCCTGCTGTTCACCGCGGAGCTGGACGACCTGCTCCGCCGCTGAGCCGCAGGCGCACGGGCTGCGACAGGAGAGGGCGGCCAGGCCGCCGCGACGTCGCCGTCAGTGCTCACCGAGCGGCTTGCGCCAGATCAGATCATCGTCTCGGTCGCCTGAAGACGCTCCGCGAAGCGGTCGCCGGGCGAGGTTCGCCGACCGCCCCGGCGAAGTACCGATGTCAGCCGACGTGGACCAGGGGGCGGCGGGCGGTGTCGGCCTCGGCCTGGCGCAGCACCTCTCGGGTGAGGGGTGGGATGTCGCCGCCGCCGAAGACGAGATAGCGCAGCAGCGCGCCGATGGGGTTGCCCTCCGCGGCCCAGTGGAAGTAGACGTGCGGGGTCTTGCCGGTCTGGTCACGCAGGTAGAGCAGCAGGGCGGCGATGGCGTTGGCGATCGTGGGGCTCTCCATCCGCAGGATACGGAAGCCGTGGCGTTCCTCACCGACGACGCGCAACTCCCCGGCGAACTCCGAGGCGTCCGGGACGCTCACCTCCAAAAACAGCAGCCCCTCGCCGGTGCGCAGCCGGTGCAGCTCCCAGGCCTCGCGGGCCTTGTCGACGTACTCCTTGCAGTCGCGCTCGTGCGGCTCGTTGGCGATCAGCCGGATCTCTCCGGACTCGCTGATGTAGCGGCGTGCCAGGTCGTCCAGGGTGACCTTGGTGACGCGCAGCTCGGTGGAGCGGGTGGCCCGGGAGATCAGCGAGGTGATCACGATGGCCAGCACGAACAGCAGGGCGATCACCAGGCCGTCGGGGCGTTCGATGATGTTGGCGACGGTGGCGTAGCCGAAGATCAGTGTGATGATCCCGAACGGGATCGCGGCCCGGACGCGGCCGGCGTTCCAGGCGGCCAGAGTGACCGCGACGGCGGCCGAGAGGATCAGCGCGAGCACGCCGGTGGCGTAGGCACCGCCCTGGGACTCCACGTCGGCGCCGAAGAACAGGGTGATGAGAAAGGAGATGGCGGTGAAGACCAGCACCATCGGCCGGGCGGCGCGCGACCAGTCGGGGGCCATGCCGTAGCGGGGCAGGTAGCGCGGCACGATGTTGAGCAGCCCGGCCAGCGCCGAGGCTCCGGCGAACCACAGGATCGCGATCGTGGACAGGTCGTAGACGGTGCCGAACCCGCCTCCCAGGTAGGTGTGGGCCAGATAGGCCAGTGCACGCCCGTTGGCCGAGCCGCCCTCGGCGAACTCAGCGGCCGGGATGAGCACGGTGGTGGCGAAGCTGGAGGCGATCAGGAAGACGCTCATGATGATCGCCGCGGTGGTCAGCAGTTTTCTCGCGCCGCTGATCCGCTGGGCGAGGTCTCCCTTGACCAGGGGCATCACGGCCACACCGGTCTCGAAGCCGGACAGGCCGAGGGCGAGTTTGGGCATGACGTACAGCGAGACGGCGATCATCGCGATCGGGCTGGACTGCCGGCTGGTCAACGCCGCCTGCCAGTCGGTGACCAGCACGGGATCGGCGAGTATCCGCTGCAGGGCCGTCGCCAGGACGACCAC
This region of Streptosporangium sp. NBC_01495 genomic DNA includes:
- a CDS encoding TetR/AcrR family transcriptional regulator; protein product: MTETSGTPRERYRAQVREEVKERAWEQIATAGASALSLNAIAKQMGMSGPALYRYFGSRDELITELIGDAYRGLAKTFRSAAEAGADLAGLAHALRRWAIEDPQRYFLIYGTPVPGYHAPDDVTAIASEIMATLLDACVAGSPDTDAATAFGEHLRHHRRWAGDHPAPPAALHRALSFWARLHGALSLELAGHFTGMGFDPSLLFTAELDDLLRR
- a CDS encoding amino acid transporter, with amino-acid sequence MAGTPASTQVSAGLRGWLLKGLQRSDPRTGVPDHEEPPEHRHSWWQVMCLTGVDYFSTLGYQPGIAALAAGALSPVATVLLVALTLFGALPTYRAVAEQSPNGLGSLSMLERLLPGWRGKLLVLFLLGFVATAFIITITLSAADATAHILHNPFVPGFLSGWQVPVTLALIAALGGVFLVGFSEAISIAVILVVVYLTLNVVVLATALQRILADPVLVTDWQAALTSRQSSPIAMIAVSLYVMPKLALGLSGFETGVAVMPLVKGDLAQRISGARKLLTTAAIIMSVFLIASSFATTVLIPAAEFAEGGSANGRALAYLAHTYLGGGFGTVYDLSTIAILWFAGASALAGLLNIVPRYLPRYGMAPDWSRAARPMVLVFTAISFLITLFFGADVESQGGAYATGVLALILSAAVAVTLAAWNAGRVRAAIPFGIITLIFGYATVANIIERPDGLVIALLFVLAIVITSLISRATRSTELRVTKVTLDDLARRYISESGEIRLIANEPHERDCKEYVDKAREAWELHRLRTGEGLLFLEVSVPDASEFAGELRVVGEERHGFRILRMESPTIANAIAALLLYLRDQTGKTPHVYFHWAAEGNPIGALLRYLVFGGGDIPPLTREVLRQAEADTARRPLVHVG